The proteins below come from a single Ictidomys tridecemlineatus isolate mIctTri1 chromosome 8, mIctTri1.hap1, whole genome shotgun sequence genomic window:
- the Ifngr1 gene encoding interferon gamma receptor 1 — protein MTFLVFLILMMQAGSRAEMNVADPEQFSVPTPTNITITTDNMNPILHWEYQIMPQTPVFTVQVKNYRNGQWTDACTNISHHYCELSEQVYNLAEAFWARIKARIGQKESVYVESKDVTLCEHGNIGPPTLDVRRKEDQIIIDIFHPLIIMGKEEVTLYDAENPCFPFKYIVNMKINRSEMADIKLEPKEDDCNESLCQLRIPVSSLNFEYCFSAEGSNTWGFTMEESKEVCITISNDNIKDFVWIPVIAVFTVFLVFIILCVCACCHIKKNPFKKKSRMLPKSLLSVVRNATSETKPESKYVSIITSYQPFVVENETVVCEEPLSPVTIPGMQTEDKPGKVEHRKEPSSETQVVTTEENISDLALSSPMSSIERENSLHSSNNLSAPCSSTLNSYHSRNGSDSGLVGSNGFVSESELPPSDTAEIKTEEQISTMLRNAPTSFGYDKPHVIVDLIVDDGCKESLIGYRLTTDSKDCS, from the exons ATGACTTTCCTCGTCTTCTTGATCCTTATGATGCAGGCCGGGAGCAGGGCTGAGATGAACGTCGCGGACCCAGAGCAGTTCTCGG TGCCTACACCAACTAATATTACAATTACAACCGATAATATGAACCCTATTCTGCATTGGGAGTACCAGATCATGCCACAGACCCCTGTTTTCACAGTACAGGTGAAAAACTACAG gaATGGACAATGGACTGATGCTTGCACCAATATCTCTCATCATTACTGTGAACTTTCTGAACAAGTTTATAATTTAGCTGAAGCTTTCTGGGCCAGAATTAAAGCTAGGATTGGACAAAAAGAATCTGTCTATGTAGAGTCAAAAGATGTTACTTTGTGTGAACATG gAAATATTGGGCCACCTACACTAGATGTCAGAAGGAAGGAAGACCAAATCATTATTGACATATTTCACCCTTTAATTATTATGGGAAAAGAGGAGGTGACTTTATATGATGCTGAAAATCCTTGTTTCCCATTTAAGTACAttgtaaatatgaaaattaacagAAGTGAG ATGGCAGATATAAAATTAGAACCAAAGGAAGATGATTGTAATGAGTCGCTGTGCCAGTTGAGAATTCCTGTGTCTTCACTGAATTTTGAGTACTGCTTTTCAGCAGAAGGCTCAAACACATGGGGATTTACAATGGAAGAGTCCAAAGAAGTTTGTATAACTATTTCCAATGACAACATAAAGG atTTTGTTTGGATTCCAGTTATTGCTGTGTTCACAGTCTTTCTAGTATTTATCATactatgtgtatgtgcatgttgtCATATTAAGAAGAatccatttaagaaaaaaagcagaatgtTACCTAAGTCCTTg CTTTCTGTGGTAAGAAATGCCACTTCAGAGACAAAACCTGAATCAAAATATGTATCGATCATCACATCATACCAGCCATTTGTCGTAGAAAATGAGACGGTGGTCTGTGAAGAGCCATTGTCTCCAGTAACAATTCCAGGCATGCAGACAGAAGATAAACCAGGAAAAGTAGAACACAGAAAAGAACCTTCTAGTGAAACACAAGTGGTGACTactgaagaaaatatttctgaccTGGCCCTGAGCAGCCCTATGTCTtcaatagagagagagaattctctcCATTCAAGTAATAATCTGTCAGCACCCTGCAGCAGCACCTTGAATTCCTATCACTCCAGGAATGGTTCTGATAGTGGCCTCGTGGGATCAAATGGCTTCGTATCTGAATCAGAATTACCCCCAAGTGATACAgctgaaataaaaacagaagaacaaatatCCACAATGCTGAGAAATGCCCCTACCTCTTTTGGTTATGATAAACCACATGTGATTGTGGATCTGATTGTGGATGATGGCTGTAAAGAGTCTTTGATTGGTTATAGACTCACAACAGATTCCAAAGACTGTTCATAA